The following are from one region of the Nicotiana tomentosiformis chromosome 7, ASM39032v3, whole genome shotgun sequence genome:
- the LOC138895349 gene encoding uncharacterized protein gives MADDEQRRLERFERFRPPPFSGAESEDAQGFLDKCQRMLRIMGILETSGVSFTTFQFSGAAFRWWEQFSDLFLEKFVPQSCREELRRQFEQLCQGNMSVTQYEMIYSKLARHAIWLIPTDRENIRRFIDGLTFQLRLLMTKERMSGATFDEVVDIARQIEMVRSQERLIVVHQLATVLTVLTQASLHSVHYQRIVLIIPHLLRLLHVILRVIRSSSSVRGGAVSSAENWVISREIFLGY, from the exons atggcagatgatgagcagaggagacttgagagatttgagaggtttCGACCTCCAccttttagcggtgctgagtcagaggatgcccagggttttctggataagtgtcagcgtATGCTTCGGATaatgggtattctagagaccagtggggtctcattcactacttttcaattttctggggctgccttcaggtGGTGGGAGCAGTTCTCCGatctattcttggagaagtttgtgcctcagtcctgtagagaggagctgcgtaggcagttcgagcagctttgtcagggcaatatgtccgtgacacagtatgagatgatatattcaaaattggcccgtcatgctatctggttgattcctacAGATAGGGAAAatatcaggaggttcatagatggcctcacttttcagttgcgattactcatgactaaaGAGAGaatgtctggtgctactttcgacgaggttgttgacattgctcgtcagattgagatggttcgcagccaggagcgg CTCATTGTGgttcatcagctagccacggttcttacagtgctcactcaggccagtcttcattcagtgcactaccagcgcataGTTCTCATCATACCTCatctgctcaggcttctacatgtaattcttcgggttattaggagtagcagttccgtcagaggaggggctgtttcgagtgcggagaattgggtcatttcaagagagattttcctaggctattga